One Streptosporangium sp. NBC_01495 DNA window includes the following coding sequences:
- the eno gene encoding phosphopyruvate hydratase, giving the protein MASIEGVTAREILDSRGNPTVEVDILLDDGSQGRAAVPSGASTGQFEAVELRDGDERYGGKGVEKAVLGVTDEIADEILGFDAAEQRSIDQVMIDLDSTPNKERLGANAILGVSLAVAKAAAESAELPLFRYLGGPNAHVLPVPMMNILNGGAHADSNVDIQEFMIAPIGAETFREAVRMGTEVYHALKAVLKEKGYATGLGDEGGFAPSLPSNRDALDLILVAIEKAGYVAGEDIGLALDVAASEFHSDGVYTIDGKGLSSAELISFYEDLVANYPLVSIEDPLDESDWEGWNAITRALGDKVQLVGDDLFVTNPERLARGIAEGTANALLVKVNQIGTLTETLDAVDLAHRSGYRCMMSHRSGETEDTTIADLAVATNCGQIKTGAPARSDRVAKYNQLLRIEELLDDAARYAGRAAFPRFRR; this is encoded by the coding sequence GTGGCTTCCATCGAGGGCGTTACCGCCCGAGAGATCCTTGACTCCCGGGGCAACCCGACGGTTGAGGTCGACATCCTCCTGGACGACGGCAGCCAGGGGCGCGCCGCGGTTCCCAGCGGCGCGTCCACCGGCCAGTTCGAGGCCGTCGAGCTGCGTGACGGCGACGAGCGCTACGGCGGCAAGGGTGTGGAGAAGGCCGTTCTCGGTGTGACCGACGAGATCGCCGACGAGATCCTCGGGTTCGACGCCGCCGAGCAGCGCAGCATCGACCAGGTCATGATCGACCTGGACAGCACGCCCAACAAGGAACGCCTGGGCGCCAACGCGATCCTGGGCGTCTCGCTCGCGGTGGCCAAGGCCGCCGCGGAGAGCGCCGAGCTGCCGCTCTTCCGCTACCTCGGCGGGCCGAACGCGCACGTGCTGCCGGTGCCGATGATGAACATCCTGAACGGCGGCGCGCACGCCGACAGCAACGTCGACATCCAGGAGTTCATGATCGCCCCGATCGGGGCGGAGACGTTCCGTGAGGCCGTGCGGATGGGCACCGAGGTCTACCACGCCCTCAAGGCCGTGCTGAAGGAGAAGGGCTACGCCACCGGCCTCGGCGACGAGGGCGGTTTCGCGCCGAGCCTGCCCTCCAACCGCGACGCGCTCGACCTGATCCTGGTCGCCATCGAGAAGGCCGGATACGTCGCGGGTGAGGACATCGGGCTCGCCCTCGACGTGGCCGCCTCCGAGTTCCACTCGGACGGCGTCTACACCATCGACGGCAAGGGCCTGTCCTCCGCCGAGCTGATCTCCTTCTACGAGGACCTGGTCGCCAACTACCCGCTGGTCTCCATCGAGGACCCGCTGGACGAGAGCGACTGGGAGGGCTGGAACGCCATCACCCGCGCCCTGGGCGACAAGGTCCAGCTGGTCGGCGACGACCTGTTCGTGACCAACCCCGAGCGCCTGGCCCGCGGCATCGCCGAGGGCACCGCCAACGCGCTGCTGGTCAAGGTCAACCAGATCGGCACCCTGACCGAGACCCTCGACGCCGTGGACCTGGCCCACCGCAGCGGCTACCGCTGCATGATGAGCCACCGCTCCGGCGAGACCGAGGACACCACGATCGCCGACCTCGCCGTGGCCACCAACTGCGGCCAGATCAAGACCGGTGCCCCGGCCCGCTCCGACCGGGTGGCCAAGTACAACCAGTTGCTCCGCATCGAGGAGCTTCTGGACGACGCGGCCCGTTACGCGGGTCGCGCCGCCTTCCCGCGCTTCCGGCGGTAG
- a CDS encoding FtsB family cell division protein, producing the protein MAARPQLTGRAAVLAIVVCAIAMSLAYPVREYVAQRRQIAQLEQEKAREIAAIKALDDRSKQLLDPGFIKRQGRERLFYCDPGQKCYVVMGESPSSGRGTTGERKAVARPPWYETLWDSVKAADSGGGQKAAKAAG; encoded by the coding sequence ATGGCGGCACGGCCGCAGCTGACGGGACGGGCCGCGGTGCTCGCGATCGTGGTGTGCGCGATCGCCATGAGCCTCGCCTACCCCGTCAGGGAGTACGTCGCCCAGCGTCGCCAGATCGCCCAGCTGGAGCAGGAGAAGGCCAGGGAGATCGCCGCGATCAAAGCCCTGGACGACCGCTCCAAGCAGCTCCTTGACCCCGGCTTCATCAAGCGGCAGGGCAGGGAGCGGCTTTTCTACTGCGATCCCGGGCAGAAGTGCTACGTCGTCATGGGGGAGTCGCCCTCGTCGGGCAGGGGCACGACCGGTGAGCGGAAGGCCGTCGCCAGGCCGCCGTGGTACGAGACGCTGTGGGACTCGGTCAAGGCCGCCGACAGCGGCGGGGGGCAGAAGGCGGCCAAGGCCGCCGGGTGA
- a CDS encoding DUF501 domain-containing protein produces the protein MVDDRDVAAVERQLGRTPRGLRGVAHRCPCGLPDVVETAPRLPDGSPFPTLFYLTCPRAASAIGTLETSGMMRDMQARLADDPELAEAYRAAHDDYVARRDRVAAEDGLEPLPRDMQSTGGMPTRVKCLHALVGHELAVPGGNPFGREALDALGDWWSAGPCVAQPTAPCAQAVAPTTKETE, from the coding sequence ATGGTTGATGACCGCGACGTGGCGGCGGTGGAGCGACAGCTCGGCCGGACGCCGCGAGGACTGCGGGGGGTGGCGCACCGCTGCCCGTGCGGGCTTCCCGACGTCGTCGAGACCGCCCCGAGGCTGCCCGACGGATCGCCCTTCCCGACCCTGTTCTACCTCACGTGCCCCAGGGCCGCCTCGGCCATCGGCACGCTGGAGACCTCGGGGATGATGCGGGACATGCAGGCCAGGCTCGCCGACGATCCGGAGCTGGCCGAGGCCTACCGGGCCGCCCACGACGACTACGTGGCGCGCCGCGACAGGGTGGCCGCCGAGGACGGCCTGGAGCCGCTGCCCCGCGACATGCAGAGCACCGGGGGCATGCCCACCCGGGTGAAGTGCCTGCACGCCCTGGTCGGGCACGAGCTCGCGGTCCCCGGCGGCAACCCCTTCGGCCGCGAGGCCCTCGACGCGCTCGGCGACTGGTGGTCCGCCGGGCCCTGCGTCGCCCAGCCCACAGCACCGTGTGCCCAGGCCGTGGCACCGACCACGAAGGAGACCGAGTGA
- a CDS encoding Ppx/GppA phosphatase family protein, with the protein MIRVAAIDCGTNSVRLLVADVGRDRLIDLERRMEIVRLGQGVDKTGRLAPEALERTFTAMRGYAGLIDGHGASSVRVVATSATRDAANRQDFVDGVRDIFGVEPEVITGAEEAELSFSGATRDLVRFSYETGLPAPDGTRPPYLVVDIGGGSTEFVLGSTHVEAALSVDIGCVRLTERHLRDAGDPPSAEAIAAMTADIDDALDRVAAEVPVERALTMVGLAGSVTTVAGIALELTEYDPKKIRHSRIAAGQVHDIAERLLGMTVERRAAIPVMHPGRVDVIGAGALILDRIVTRYGFGDVVASEHDILDGIAWSIADS; encoded by the coding sequence GTGATCCGCGTCGCCGCGATCGACTGTGGCACCAACTCCGTCCGCCTGCTCGTCGCCGACGTCGGCAGGGACAGGCTGATCGACCTGGAACGCCGCATGGAGATCGTCCGGCTGGGCCAGGGGGTCGACAAGACCGGCAGGCTGGCGCCGGAGGCCCTGGAGCGCACGTTCACCGCCATGCGCGGCTACGCCGGGCTCATCGACGGGCACGGGGCCTCCTCGGTCCGCGTGGTCGCCACCAGCGCGACGAGAGACGCCGCCAACCGGCAGGACTTCGTGGACGGCGTACGCGACATCTTCGGCGTGGAGCCCGAGGTGATCACCGGTGCGGAGGAGGCGGAGCTGTCGTTCTCCGGGGCCACCCGCGATCTGGTGCGGTTCTCGTACGAGACGGGCCTGCCCGCCCCCGACGGCACCCGCCCCCCGTACCTCGTGGTCGACATCGGCGGCGGCTCGACCGAGTTCGTGCTCGGCTCGACGCACGTGGAGGCCGCGCTGTCGGTCGACATCGGGTGTGTCCGGCTGACCGAGCGTCACCTGCGCGACGCGGGCGACCCTCCGTCGGCGGAGGCGATCGCGGCGATGACCGCCGACATCGACGACGCGCTCGACCGGGTCGCGGCCGAGGTGCCCGTGGAGCGGGCGCTGACGATGGTCGGGCTCGCGGGATCCGTCACCACCGTCGCCGGAATAGCGCTTGAGCTGACGGAATACGATCCGAAGAAAATCCGCCATTCGCGAATTGCAGCAGGTCAGGTGCATGACATCGCCGAACGCCTGCTTGGAATGACCGTTGAACGGCGGGCGGCGATTCCCGTCATGCATCCCGGCAGGGTCGACGTGATCGGGGCGGGCGCGCTCATCCTGGACCGGATAGTGACCCGCTACGGCTTCGGCGATGTGGTCGCCAGTGAGCACGACATCCTCGACGGCATCGCGTGGTCGATCGCCGATTCGTAA
- a CDS encoding uracil-DNA glycosylase — protein MTYVPPGSGWPGDPARPGTPVAHDPAEVRELARESRTLAELTAAQSVCRACPRLVEWREEVATVKRRAFAEETYWGRPIAGWGDERPEVLIVGLAPAAHGGNRTGRIFTGDRSGDWLFASLYRTGLAVQETSLRADDGQRLVGARMVAAVRCAPPANKPEPAERAACFPWLSREVALVSADVRVVVALGGFAWQAIWPALKDAGYALPRPRPPFGHGAEVEITSPQGSSARLLGCYHPSQQNTFTGRVTARMLDDLFTRANALRAL, from the coding sequence ATGACCTACGTTCCTCCCGGATCCGGCTGGCCCGGTGATCCCGCCCGGCCCGGCACCCCCGTCGCCCACGACCCCGCCGAAGTACGGGAACTCGCGAGGGAGAGCCGTACCCTCGCGGAGCTCACGGCCGCGCAGTCGGTCTGCCGGGCCTGCCCGCGCCTGGTGGAGTGGCGCGAGGAGGTGGCGACGGTCAAGAGGCGGGCGTTCGCCGAGGAGACGTACTGGGGCAGGCCCATCGCCGGGTGGGGCGACGAGAGGCCCGAGGTCCTCATCGTCGGGCTGGCCCCGGCGGCGCACGGCGGCAACAGGACCGGGAGGATCTTCACCGGAGACCGCAGCGGCGACTGGCTGTTCGCCTCGCTGTACCGGACGGGCCTGGCCGTACAGGAGACCAGCCTCCGCGCGGATGACGGCCAGCGGCTCGTCGGCGCGCGGATGGTGGCGGCGGTCCGGTGCGCCCCGCCCGCCAACAAGCCCGAGCCCGCCGAGCGGGCCGCCTGTTTCCCCTGGCTGTCCCGCGAGGTGGCCCTGGTCTCGGCGGACGTACGGGTGGTCGTCGCGCTGGGAGGGTTCGCCTGGCAGGCGATCTGGCCCGCGCTGAAGGACGCCGGGTACGCCCTGCCGCGGCCGAGACCGCCCTTCGGGCACGGCGCCGAGGTGGAGATCACCTCTCCTCAGGGAAGTTCCGCGCGTCTTCTCGGCTGCTATCACCCCAGCCAGCAGAACACCTTCACCGGCCGGGTGACCGCGCGGATGCTCGACGATCTCTTCACCAGGGCGAACGCGCTTCGTGCCTTGTGA
- a CDS encoding NAD(P)/FAD-dependent oxidoreductase — translation MNRNSKHIVVVGGGYVGLYTVLRLQHTLRKELREGSVRITVLTPESHMTYQPFLPEAAAGNLSPRHVVVPLRRVLSKATILNGKVSKVNHAAKSVTFAPNVGTPHEIDYDIVVMAAGSISRTLPIPGLADSAIGFKTVGEAIALRNRVLELLDRAESDEDETLRRRALTFVVVGGGFAGVEALAELEDMAVDATRYYRNISRADMRWILVEATDRILPEVGPEMGAWTAEQLRERGIEVKMNTRLESCVGGRVKLSDGDEFEAATIVWTAGVKPSPVVNAGDLPLDERGRIKTSPRLTVVGVEDAYSAGDVAGVPDLTNPGEYCAPNAQHAVRQAKVLADNITRSLHGRELADYRHRYVGSVAGLGLHKGVANVYGIKLRGLAAWFMHRTYHLSRVPTVNRKVRVTADWTLALFFKRETVSLGEIEEPRTEFRAAAGN, via the coding sequence GTGAACCGCAACTCCAAGCACATCGTGGTCGTCGGTGGAGGCTACGTCGGCCTCTACACCGTGCTGCGCCTGCAGCACACCCTCCGCAAGGAACTCCGCGAAGGAAGCGTGCGCATCACCGTCCTGACCCCCGAATCCCACATGACCTACCAGCCCTTCCTCCCCGAGGCCGCCGCGGGAAACCTCTCGCCCCGGCACGTGGTCGTCCCGCTCCGCCGCGTGCTCTCGAAGGCGACGATCCTCAACGGCAAGGTCTCCAAGGTCAACCACGCGGCCAAGTCCGTCACCTTCGCGCCCAACGTCGGGACGCCGCACGAGATCGACTACGACATCGTGGTCATGGCCGCCGGATCGATCTCCCGTACGCTCCCCATCCCCGGCCTGGCCGACTCCGCGATCGGTTTCAAGACGGTCGGCGAGGCGATCGCGCTGCGCAACCGGGTGCTGGAGCTCCTCGACCGGGCCGAGAGCGACGAGGACGAGACCCTGCGCAGGCGTGCCCTGACGTTCGTCGTGGTCGGCGGAGGCTTCGCGGGCGTCGAGGCACTCGCCGAGCTGGAGGACATGGCGGTCGACGCCACCCGCTACTACCGGAACATCTCCCGCGCGGACATGCGCTGGATCCTCGTCGAGGCCACCGACCGCATCCTCCCCGAGGTCGGCCCCGAGATGGGCGCGTGGACCGCCGAGCAGCTGCGTGAGCGCGGCATCGAGGTCAAGATGAACACCCGCCTCGAGTCCTGCGTGGGCGGCCGGGTCAAGCTCTCCGACGGCGACGAGTTCGAGGCCGCCACCATCGTCTGGACCGCCGGGGTGAAGCCCAGCCCGGTCGTGAACGCCGGAGACCTGCCCCTCGACGAGCGCGGCCGGATCAAGACGTCCCCCCGCCTGACCGTGGTCGGAGTCGAGGACGCCTACTCGGCCGGAGACGTGGCCGGGGTGCCCGACCTGACCAACCCCGGCGAGTACTGCGCCCCCAACGCGCAGCACGCCGTACGGCAGGCCAAGGTCCTCGCGGACAACATCACCCGGAGCCTGCACGGGCGGGAACTCGCCGACTACCGGCACAGGTACGTCGGCTCCGTCGCCGGGCTCGGCCTTCACAAGGGCGTCGCCAACGTCTACGGGATCAAGCTCCGCGGGCTCGCCGCGTGGTTCATGCACCGCACCTACCACCTGTCGCGGGTGCCCACCGTCAACCGCAAGGTCCGCGTGACGGCCGACTGGACCCTGGCGCTCTTCTTCAAGCGCGAGACCGTCTCTCTCGGAGAGATCGAGGAACCGCGTACGGAGTTCCGCGCCGCGGCGGGGAACTGA
- a CDS encoding winged helix-turn-helix transcriptional regulator, giving the protein MRDEANLEPVLRANGIARQVIGHIGDKWSLLVIAALGHGAQRFSRLKARIEGINQRMLTRTLRALERDGIVERNVYPTSPPRVEYVLTRMGRDLSVAVTGICEWARRNLDEVEASQRLFDERSAKQM; this is encoded by the coding sequence ATGAGGGACGAGGCGAACCTGGAGCCCGTGCTCCGGGCGAACGGGATCGCCCGGCAGGTGATCGGTCACATCGGGGACAAGTGGTCCCTGCTGGTGATCGCGGCACTGGGGCACGGGGCCCAGCGGTTCTCCCGGCTCAAGGCGCGGATCGAGGGGATCAACCAGCGCATGCTGACCCGGACGCTGCGGGCCCTGGAGCGCGACGGCATCGTCGAGCGCAACGTCTACCCGACCTCGCCGCCCAGGGTGGAGTACGTGCTCACCCGGATGGGGCGCGACCTGTCGGTGGCCGTGACCGGCATCTGCGAGTGGGCGCGCCGCAACCTCGACGAGGTCGAGGCGTCGCAGCGGCTTTTCGACGAGCGATCGGCGAAACAGATGTGA
- a CDS encoding Bax inhibitor-1/YccA family protein — MESKNPVFSRQAKGQQQGWGVPTPTPDQLQGMYNTPSYAPPAQRTMTIDDVVVRGFITLGTLVVSAAVAWVLNLGMVAAIAGVIVGLILALVISFKSSTNPVLILGYSVAYGVAVGVISHIYNDLYSGIVFQAVVGTALAFAAMLTVYSLRIIRVTPKFTKFVVAAALGLMGLALINLVAGFFIEDGIGIRSGGVLAYVFSIAAILIGCFFLLLDFDEVERGVKNGAPEKYSWLMAFGLTVTLVWIYLEILRLLSYFSSSD, encoded by the coding sequence ATGGAGAGCAAGAACCCCGTATTCAGTCGGCAGGCCAAGGGCCAGCAGCAAGGCTGGGGCGTGCCGACCCCGACCCCTGACCAGCTTCAGGGCATGTACAACACGCCGTCATACGCGCCGCCTGCCCAGCGGACGATGACGATTGACGACGTGGTTGTGCGTGGTTTCATCACGCTTGGCACGCTTGTCGTCTCGGCGGCGGTCGCCTGGGTGCTCAACCTCGGCATGGTCGCGGCGATCGCCGGTGTCATCGTCGGTCTGATCCTCGCCCTGGTCATCTCGTTCAAGTCCAGCACCAACCCCGTGCTGATCCTCGGCTACTCGGTCGCCTACGGTGTCGCCGTCGGTGTGATCAGCCACATCTACAACGATCTGTACAGCGGCATCGTCTTCCAGGCGGTGGTCGGTACGGCTCTGGCCTTCGCCGCCATGCTGACCGTTTACTCCCTGCGCATCATCCGCGTGACGCCGAAGTTCACCAAGTTCGTCGTGGCCGCCGCCCTGGGCCTGATGGGCCTCGCGCTCATCAACCTGGTCGCCGGTTTCTTCATCGAGGACGGCATCGGCATCCGTTCCGGTGGCGTGCTGGCCTACGTGTTCAGCATCGCCGCGATCCTCATCGGCTGCTTCTTCCTGCTCCTCGACTTCGACGAGGTCGAGCGCGGAGTGAAGAACGGCGCCCCGGAGAAGTACTCGTGGCTGATGGCCTTCGGCCTGACCGTCACCCTGGTCTGGATCTACCTGGAGATCCTGCGCCTGCTGAGCTACTTCTCCAGTAGCGACTGA
- a CDS encoding DUF4287 domain-containing protein: protein MSLNHSLETQSKLIARVPDITGRALPEWFQAIDNGPSFLRCDERATWLADEHGLTHGYAAAIVHEHERHRRTRYL from the coding sequence ATGTCGTTGAACCACTCACTGGAGACGCAGAGCAAGCTGATCGCAAGGGTCCCGGACATCACGGGACGCGCACTCCCAGAGTGGTTCCAAGCAATCGACAACGGCCCGTCGTTCCTTCGCTGTGATGAGCGTGCCACCTGGCTCGCCGATGAGCACGGGCTGACTCACGGCTACGCCGCCGCCATTGTGCACGAGCACGAGCGGCACCGCCGTACCCGTTACCTGTAA
- a CDS encoding PPOX class F420-dependent oxidoreductase has translation MDHDKAREFIRANHRAIMLTSHADGRPQLSPVVVGLDAEGNAIVSTRETAAKVRNLRRNPQVSLCVTTDAFFGGWIQIDGVAEIVSLPEAMDLLVGYYRDISGEHPDWDDYRAAMERERRVILRIAITRAGPDVHG, from the coding sequence ATGGATCACGACAAGGCACGCGAATTCATCCGCGCCAACCACCGCGCGATCATGCTGACCTCGCACGCCGACGGCCGCCCGCAGCTCTCCCCGGTCGTCGTGGGGCTCGACGCGGAGGGGAACGCGATCGTCAGCACCCGGGAGACCGCGGCGAAGGTGCGCAATCTCCGCAGGAATCCGCAGGTCTCACTCTGCGTGACGACCGACGCCTTCTTCGGCGGGTGGATCCAGATCGACGGGGTCGCGGAGATCGTTTCCCTGCCCGAGGCGATGGATCTCCTGGTCGGCTACTACCGCGACATCTCCGGCGAGCACCCCGACTGGGACGACTACCGGGCCGCCATGGAGCGGGAGCGGAGGGTGATCCTGAGGATCGCGATCACCCGCGCCGGCCCCGACGTGCACGGCTGA